A genomic segment from Nocardiopsis sp. Huas11 encodes:
- a CDS encoding acylphosphatase, which produces MGDEAEAVRLTAWVRGHVQGVGFRWWTRSKALELGLSGAATNLRDGRVEVVAEGGRSDCERLLEHLRSGRTPGRVDSVVERWAQSGGTFTGFVER; this is translated from the coding sequence GTGGGAGACGAAGCCGAGGCGGTTCGGCTGACCGCGTGGGTGCGCGGACACGTCCAGGGCGTGGGTTTTCGCTGGTGGACGCGGTCCAAGGCGCTGGAACTGGGACTGAGCGGCGCGGCGACGAACCTCCGGGACGGCCGTGTCGAGGTGGTCGCCGAGGGCGGCCGAAGCGACTGCGAACGCCTTCTGGAGCACCTGAGAAGCGGCCGGACACCCGGACGTGTGGACTCTGTGGTCGAACGTTGGGCTCAGTCTGGGGGGACGTTCACCGGTTTCGTGGAACGGTGA
- the mutM gene encoding bifunctional DNA-formamidopyrimidine glycosylase/DNA-(apurinic or apyrimidinic site) lyase, which produces MPELPEVEVVRAGLAQHGLGRTVGAVEVLHPRSVRRHVPGAADFAARLAGRVPVAARRRGKYLWLELDSGEMLLAHLGMSGQILVQPAGKPDEKHLRVRLPLSDGQELRFVDQRTFGHLLVDLPGERAGVPRSVDHIALDPLDAEFDAGACVRALRARRTEVKRALLDQTLVSGVGNIYADEALWRARLHWAHSTRELSDTRAGELLGHVTDVMTEALAVGGTTFDGLYVNVNGESGYFERGLNAYGRRDRPCGRCGTLIVREAFMNRSSFSCPRCQKR; this is translated from the coding sequence GTGCCCGAACTTCCCGAGGTCGAGGTCGTCCGCGCGGGTCTGGCACAGCACGGGCTGGGCCGGACCGTGGGCGCGGTCGAGGTGCTGCACCCCCGCTCCGTCCGCCGCCACGTGCCGGGCGCCGCGGACTTCGCCGCCCGGCTGGCCGGACGCGTGCCCGTGGCCGCCCGCCGCCGGGGCAAGTACCTGTGGCTGGAGCTGGACAGCGGCGAGATGCTGCTGGCCCACCTGGGCATGAGCGGTCAGATCCTCGTCCAGCCCGCCGGCAAGCCGGACGAGAAGCACCTGCGGGTGCGCCTGCCGCTGTCGGACGGGCAGGAACTGCGCTTCGTGGACCAGCGCACCTTCGGCCACCTGCTGGTGGACCTGCCGGGGGAGCGGGCGGGCGTGCCGAGGTCGGTCGACCACATCGCCCTGGACCCGCTGGACGCCGAGTTCGACGCGGGGGCGTGCGTGCGCGCTCTGCGGGCACGGCGCACCGAGGTCAAGCGCGCCCTGCTCGACCAGACGCTGGTCAGCGGCGTGGGCAACATCTACGCCGACGAGGCGCTGTGGCGTGCCCGACTGCACTGGGCGCACTCCACCCGTGAGCTTTCCGACACGCGGGCCGGGGAGCTGCTGGGCCACGTCACCGATGTGATGACCGAGGCCCTGGCGGTGGGCGGCACCACGTTCGACGGCCTCTACGTGAACGTCAACGGGGAGAGCGGCTACTTCGAGCGCGGGCTCAACGCCTACGGGCGGCGCGACCGGCCCTGCGGACGGTGCGGCACGCTGATCGTCCGCGAGGCGTTCATGAACCGGTCCTCGTTCAGCTGCCCGCGCTGCCAGAAGAGGTAG
- the rnc gene encoding ribonuclease III: MASQLSVSEARAFHKAIGVEVDSKILLRALTHRSYAYEKGGLPTNERLEFLGDSVLGLVVTDTLFRKHPDLPEGQLAKLRAAVVNMRALADVSRGLGIGAYIRLGRGEEGTGGRDKSSILADTLEAIIGAVYLDRGLDVASEFVHRLFDPLIATASGLGAGLDWKTSLQELTAAQMLGVPEYHVDESGPDHQKTFRAKVHVAGESYGLGEGRSKKEAEQQAAESAWKAIKARSEAAQAAEGDSGDGQG, encoded by the coding sequence GTGGCCAGCCAACTCTCCGTCTCCGAGGCCAGGGCGTTCCACAAGGCGATCGGGGTCGAGGTCGACTCCAAGATCCTGCTCCGTGCCCTGACGCACCGTTCCTACGCCTACGAGAAGGGCGGTCTGCCCACCAACGAGCGCCTGGAGTTCCTCGGGGACTCCGTGCTCGGCCTGGTGGTGACCGACACCCTCTTCCGCAAGCACCCCGACCTGCCCGAGGGCCAGCTGGCCAAGCTGCGCGCCGCGGTGGTCAACATGCGCGCCCTGGCCGACGTCTCCCGCGGCCTGGGCATCGGCGCCTACATCCGGCTCGGCCGCGGTGAGGAGGGCACCGGGGGCCGCGACAAGTCCTCGATCCTCGCCGACACCCTGGAGGCCATCATCGGCGCGGTCTACCTCGACCGCGGCCTCGACGTGGCCTCGGAGTTCGTGCACCGCCTCTTCGACCCGCTGATCGCCACGGCCTCCGGGCTCGGCGCGGGCCTGGACTGGAAGACCTCCCTCCAGGAGCTCACCGCCGCGCAGATGCTGGGCGTGCCGGAGTACCACGTGGACGAGAGCGGTCCCGACCACCAGAAGACCTTCCGCGCGAAGGTGCACGTGGCCGGCGAGAGCTACGGGCTGGGTGAGGGCCGCAGCAAGAAGGAAGCCGAGCAGCAGGCCGCCGAGTCCGCCTGGAAGGCGATCAAGGCCCGCTCCGAGGCGGCCCAGGCCGCCGAGGGCGACTCCGGCGACGGACAGGGCTGA
- the rpmF gene encoding 50S ribosomal protein L32: MAVPKRKMSRSNTRTRRSQWKASRPVLVNCPRCRDPKQPHIACPTCGTYNNRQVINPA, encoded by the coding sequence GTGGCCGTCCCGAAGCGGAAGATGTCGCGGAGCAACACCCGGACCCGCCGTTCCCAGTGGAAGGCGTCGCGCCCGGTGCTGGTCAACTGCCCGCGCTGCCGTGACCCGAAGCAGCCCCATATCGCGTGCCCGACCTGCGGCACCTACAACAACCGCCAGGTCATCAACCCGGCGTAG
- a CDS encoding DUF177 domain-containing protein, whose product MVDTRQLGRQPGSMRTVNRIVTVPETFATAMASVPAGREIELDLRLEAVMEGVLVTGTFRGQHTAECSRCLDPLSEDLEVAFQEMYRYPGGDDEAVAAVEDSGDEDEDYYLEGDLLDLGPVVRDAVVLALPLSPLCGPDCPGLCADCGAKLAEAGPDHHHGDRVDPRWEALRDIAEDPGER is encoded by the coding sequence GTGGTCGACACCCGCCAGCTGGGCCGCCAGCCGGGGTCGATGCGGACCGTCAACCGCATCGTGACCGTCCCCGAGACGTTCGCGACGGCGATGGCCTCCGTTCCCGCGGGCAGGGAGATCGAGCTCGACCTGCGGCTGGAGGCGGTGATGGAGGGCGTCCTCGTCACCGGTACCTTCCGTGGTCAGCACACGGCGGAGTGCTCGCGCTGCCTCGACCCCCTGTCGGAGGACCTCGAGGTCGCCTTCCAGGAGATGTACCGCTATCCCGGAGGCGACGACGAGGCCGTCGCGGCGGTCGAGGACTCGGGGGACGAGGATGAGGACTACTATCTAGAGGGCGATCTGCTCGACCTCGGGCCCGTGGTCCGGGACGCGGTCGTGCTCGCGCTCCCACTCTCCCCGTTGTGCGGTCCCGACTGCCCGGGGTTGTGCGCGGACTGCGGGGCCAAGCTCGCCGAGGCCGGTCCCGACCACCACCACGGCGATCGCGTCGACCCGCGTTGGGAGGCGCTCCGCGACATCGCGGAGGATCCCGGCGAACGATGA
- the coaD gene encoding pantetheine-phosphate adenylyltransferase has translation MRRVVCPGSFDPVTYGHIDIIGRAAKQYDEVIAAVLNNVNKRGLFNVPEKLDMLAEGTSELGNVRVSEFDGLLVDFCRDNGIETIVRSLRSVSDFDYELQIAQMNYNLSGVETVFMTANPQYSFLSSSLVREIAQHGGDVSSLVTPYVQERLREKYEERRRPAR, from the coding sequence GTGCGCCGTGTCGTCTGCCCGGGGTCGTTCGACCCGGTGACCTACGGTCATATCGACATCATCGGCAGAGCCGCCAAGCAGTACGACGAGGTGATCGCCGCCGTACTCAACAACGTCAACAAGCGGGGGCTCTTCAACGTCCCCGAGAAGCTGGACATGCTCGCCGAGGGCACCTCGGAACTGGGCAACGTCCGGGTGAGCGAGTTCGACGGGCTGCTGGTCGACTTCTGCCGTGACAACGGCATCGAGACCATCGTGCGCAGTCTCCGCTCGGTCAGCGACTTCGACTACGAGCTCCAGATCGCGCAGATGAACTACAACCTGTCCGGGGTGGAGACGGTGTTCATGACCGCCAACCCCCAGTACTCGTTCCTGTCCTCCAGCCTGGTCCGCGAGATCGCCCAGCACGGCGGGGACGTCTCCAGCCTGGTCACCCCCTACGTCCAGGAGCGGCTGCGGGAGAAGTACGAGGAGCGCCGCCGTCCCGCGCGCTAG